Proteins from a single region of Apium graveolens cultivar Ventura chromosome 7, ASM990537v1, whole genome shotgun sequence:
- the LOC141672867 gene encoding ATP-dependent RNA helicase DBP2-like, giving the protein MSYVPPHLRSSTKTLEINGNSHYTTNSHSNNNNNNNNNLYSSSSSSRRSSYNLLPPPDSVVPQWKPSQRVIALKPHQIEEVRLRLNVDVSIPVDSSPAPAPIESFTDMCLDSRIMEDISYHEYTAPTSIQAQAMPIALSGRDLLGCAETGSGKTAAFTIPMIEHCLAQPPVRRGDGPLALVLAPTRELAQQIEKEVKAFSRSLRSFRTAIVVGGTNIAEQRSELRAGVNIVVGTPGRFIDHLQQGNTSLSRISYVVLDEADRMLDMGFEPQIKEVMQNLPNKHQTLLFSATMPLEIEALAQEYLTDPVQVKVGKVSSPTANVSQILEKVPESEKIDRLLSLLVEEATQVERSGHSLPLTIVFVERKTRCDEVAEALVAQGLHAVALHGGRTQSEREAALCDFRHGPTRILVATDVASRGLDVTGVAHVVNLDLPKTMEDYIHRIGRTGRAGSTGRASSFYTERDMFLVAQIRKAISDVQSGNAVAFATGKVARRKEREVVAAQREARTALSKQPSMGSMSVNVEDKYKYMIAPTIVKKEGSADDAWDD; this is encoded by the exons ATGTCATATGTGCCTCCTCACCTCAGAAGCTCAACAAAAACCCTAGAAATTAACGGCAATAGTCACTATACAACAAACTCACACTcaaacaacaacaataataataacaataatttgtattcatcatcatcatcatctcgCCGCAGCTCCTACAACCTCTTGCCGCCGCCTGACTCGGTCGTTCCTCAATGGAAGCCCTCTCAACGCGTTATCGCTCTCAAACCTCACCAG ATAGAAGAAGTGCGGCTACGACTTAATGTTGATGTTAGTATCCCTGTTGATTCTTCACCTGCACCTGCACCCATTGAATCTTTTACGGATATG TGCTTGGACTCACGCATAATGGAAGACATTTCATATCATGAGTACACTGCACCTACTTCTATACAAGCTCAGGCAATGCCTATCGCACTAAGTGGAAGGGATCTTTTGGGTTGTGCAGAAACGGGTAGTGGAAAAACTGCTGCATTTACAATTCCCATGATAGAG CATTGCCTAGCTCAGCCTCCCGTACGACGCGGTGATGGGCCTTTGGCATTAGTGCTGGCCCCTACAAGAGAGCTTGCACAACAGATAGAGAAAGAG GTTAAGGCTTTCAGCAGATCTTTAAGATCCTTCAGAACTGCAATTGTTGTAGGCGGAACTAACATAGCAGAGCAG AGATCTGAGCTACGTGCTGGAGTGAATATAGTTGTTGGTACTCCTGGAAGATTTATTGATCATTTACAACAAGGAAACACATCTCTTTCTAGAATTTCATATGTTGTTCTGGACGAAGCTGATCGAATGCTTGACATGGGTTTTGAACCACAAATAAAAGAG GTGATGCAGAATCTTCCAAACAAACACCAGACTTTGTTATTTAGTGCAACTATGCCATTGGAGATTGAAGCTCTTGCACAG GAATACTTGACAGATCCGGTCCAAGTAAAGGTTGGAAAAGTAAGTAGCCCGACAGCAAATGTATCTCAGATTTTAGAGAAGGTTCCTGAAAGTGAGAAG ATCGATAGGCTTCTATCTTTGCTGGTTGAAGAGGCAACTCAGGTTGAAAGGTCTGGTCATTCCCTTCCTTTGACCATTGTGTTTGTAGAAAGAAAG ACTAGGTGTGATGAAGTTGCTGAAGCTTTGGTAGCACAAGGATTGCATGCAGTTGCACTTCATGGTGGCCGTACTCAAAGTGAAAGAGAGGCGGCCCTTTGTGATTTTAGGCATGGTCCAACAAGAATCCTG GTTGCAACCGATGTTGCATCTCGCGGTTTGGATGTCACAGGGGTTGCCCATGTGGTTAATTTGGATCTCCCAAAG ACCATGGAGGATTATATACACCGAATTGGGAGGACGGGACGTGCAGGATCAACTGGACGAGCTTCTTCATTTTACACTGAACGTGATATG TTCCTTGTGGCACAGATTAGAAAAGCAATATCTGACGTTCAGTCCGGCAATGCTGTGGCTTTTGCTACTGGGAAG GTTGCTAGAAGGAAAGAAAGGGAAGTAGTAGCTGCCCAGAGAGAAGCAAGGACTGCACTTTCCAAGCAACCATCGATGGGTTCGATGTCTGTGAATGTAGAGGACAAATATAAGTACATGATTGCCCCTACAATTGTTAAAAAAGAGGGTTCAGCTGATGATGCTTGGGATGATTAA
- the LOC141672330 gene encoding eukaryotic translation initiation factor 2 subunit beta-like codes for MADQEQIVDSAPGDIAPFDPTKKKKKKKVVIQDPADEPGDQINESTENVTVIDGPDTAFAGLKKKKKKQVQTALLDEEKENVADDLDDNIGEDEEGEGIVLQQQLPWEGTERDYEYEELLGRVFNILREHNPELAGDRRRTVMRPPQVLREGTKKTVFVNFMDLCRTMHRQPEHVMTFLLAELGTSGSLDGQQRLVVKGRFAPKNFEGILRRYINEYVICNGCKSPDTILSKENRLFFLRCEKCGSCRSVAQIKAGFQARVGRRKAGT; via the exons ATGGCTGATCAAGAACAAATCGTTGATTCAGCTCCTGGTGAT ATTGCCCCATTTGATCCCacaaaaaagaagaaaaagaagaaggtTGTGATTCAAGATCCCGCTGATGAGCCTGGGGACCAGATAAATGAAAGTACAGAAAATGTAACCG TAATTGACGGGCCTGACACTGCGTTTGCTGgtttgaaaaagaaaaagaagaagcaG GTGCAGACTGCTCTGTTGGATGAAGAGAAAGAAAATGTGGCAGATGATTTGGATG ATAACATTGGAGAAGATGAAGAGGGAGAAGGCATCGTATTGCAACAGCAGTTACCTTGGGAAGGAACCGAGCGAGATTATGAATATGAAGAG CTTTTGGGTCGTGTGTTTAACATTCTTCGCGAGCATAATCCTGAACTTGCTGGAGATAGACGGAGAACAGTTATGAGACCTCCACAAGTTCTTCGTGAAGGGACCAAGAAAACTGTTTTTGTGAACTTCATGGATCTGTGCAGAAC GATGCATAGGCAACCCGAACATGTAATGACTTTCTTGCTGGCCGAATTGGGTACAAGTGGGTCGCTTGATGGACAACAAAGATTGGTAGTTAAGGGGAGATTTGCTCCAAAAAATTTTGAAGGGATTCTGCGTCGATACATTA ATGAGTATGTCATTTGCAATGGCTGCAAAAGTCCAGATACAATTCTGTCAAAGGAGAATCGTCTTTTCTTTCTTCGATGTGAAAAG TGCGGTTCTTGTAGGTCGGTTGCCCAAATCAAGGCGGGTTTTCAGGCTCGTGTTGGCCGTCGGAAGGCTGGAACCTAA